One Triplophysa dalaica isolate WHDGS20190420 chromosome 11, ASM1584641v1, whole genome shotgun sequence genomic window carries:
- the LOC130431856 gene encoding uncharacterized protein LOC130431856 isoform X2: MTSNLVGSAEAVAFDQIDLLLNAELITAAVQSDNANSNLQVNTDAPQTSAAHSDLQAFVTQPGFANTTTSSISPSPVNRLSRKRRRVAINSIPADQNVPQQAIQAVDFYTEDVLRGDGTETWSSVLEEISEAIKNIPEVILTDNSEVVTSSGVQGSSTTEDLIVPVKSSVDLPSNQYHFNHELMLEISEKCRQMQESLNIHSELTRRMYGCIDTLLSNSAEQGSLNRVLLERTDNLEGTLQRSVQSHENERHNRQLMVRLLANLNRAILHNGRL, from the exons atgacttcGAATCTAGTTG GATCTGCGGAAGCAGTAGCATTTGACCAAATTGATCTGCTTT TAAATGCTGAATTGATTACTGCCGCAGTTCAAAGCGATAATGCTAATAGCAATTTGCAAG tAAATACTGATGCCCCTCAAACAAGTGCTGCACACAGCGATTTGCAAG CATTTGTTACACAACCAGGGTTTGCGAATACAACAACGTCTTCAATTTCTCCGAGTCCGGTTAACAGGCTCAGTCGAAAACGCAGACGTGTCGCTATAAATTCGATACCAGCGGATCAAAACGTTCCCCAGCAAGCTATTCAAGCAGTtg ATTTCTACACGGAAGATGTACTGAGGGGTGATGGTACGGAAACTTGGAGCAGTGTTTTGGAAGAGATCTCGGAGGCCATCAAAAATATACCTGAGGTCATTTTAACAGACAACAGCGAAGTCGTAACTTCATCCGGGGTTCAAGGGTCATCTACTACGGAGGATTTAATTGTTCCGGTGAAATCATCTGTGGATCTACCATCCAACCAGTATCACTTTAACCATGAGTTGATGCTGGAGATAAGTGAAAAATGTCGCCAGATGCAAGAAAGCCTGAACATCCACAGTGAACTAACGAGACGGATGTATGGATGTATTGACACTTTATTATCCAATTCAGCGGAGCAAGGTTCGTTAAACAGGGTACTGTTGGAACGTACAGACAATCTTGAAGGGACATTACAAAGGAGTGTACAGAGCCATGAAAATGAACGCCACAATAGACAACTAATGGTAAGATTATTGGCTAATCTTAATCGCGCTATTTTACACAATGGTAGACTTtaa
- the LOC130431856 gene encoding uncharacterized protein LOC130431856 isoform X3 encodes MTSNLVGSAEAVAFDQIDLLLNAELITAAVQSDNANSNLQVNTDAPQTSAAHSDLQGFANTTTSSISPSPVNRLSRKRRRVAINSIPADQNVPQQAIQAVDFYTEDVLRGDGTETWSSVLEEISEAIKNIPEVILTDNSEVVTSSGVQGSSTTEDLIVPVKSSVDLPSNQYHFNHELMLEISEKCRQMQESLNIHSELTRRMYGCIDTLLSNSAEQGSLNRVLLERTDNLEGTLQRSVQSHENERHNRQLMVRLLANLNRAILHNGRL; translated from the exons atgacttcGAATCTAGTTG GATCTGCGGAAGCAGTAGCATTTGACCAAATTGATCTGCTTT TAAATGCTGAATTGATTACTGCCGCAGTTCAAAGCGATAATGCTAATAGCAATTTGCAAG tAAATACTGATGCCCCTCAAACAAGTGCTGCACACAGCGATTTGCAAG GGTTTGCGAATACAACAACGTCTTCAATTTCTCCGAGTCCGGTTAACAGGCTCAGTCGAAAACGCAGACGTGTCGCTATAAATTCGATACCAGCGGATCAAAACGTTCCCCAGCAAGCTATTCAAGCAGTtg ATTTCTACACGGAAGATGTACTGAGGGGTGATGGTACGGAAACTTGGAGCAGTGTTTTGGAAGAGATCTCGGAGGCCATCAAAAATATACCTGAGGTCATTTTAACAGACAACAGCGAAGTCGTAACTTCATCCGGGGTTCAAGGGTCATCTACTACGGAGGATTTAATTGTTCCGGTGAAATCATCTGTGGATCTACCATCCAACCAGTATCACTTTAACCATGAGTTGATGCTGGAGATAAGTGAAAAATGTCGCCAGATGCAAGAAAGCCTGAACATCCACAGTGAACTAACGAGACGGATGTATGGATGTATTGACACTTTATTATCCAATTCAGCGGAGCAAGGTTCGTTAAACAGGGTACTGTTGGAACGTACAGACAATCTTGAAGGGACATTACAAAGGAGTGTACAGAGCCATGAAAATGAACGCCACAATAGACAACTAATGGTAAGATTATTGGCTAATCTTAATCGCGCTATTTTACACAATGGTAGACTTtaa